The following nucleotide sequence is from Populus trichocarpa isolate Nisqually-1 chromosome 11, P.trichocarpa_v4.1, whole genome shotgun sequence.
TCTCCCAATTACGCTGTTTGCCAGCTCAGTACCCGTTCCGTTATCAACTCTCTTGCCACGTCGTTGATGACGATAGAGTAACGGCACCATTAACATTGCCgttattattacaaataaacAGTTGATACCCTTCATGATAGAATACAGACAGGCCCATTTAAAGTCCATTTCACACTGTCTCTCTCTCCAAAAGGCACACTCtgtctatctctctctctctgttaaTCGATTCCCTGCTTCACCTGAAAGTCTCTCTCTAGAATTCATGTCGGTATGTAGTTTCTGTATAATAGTCTATATCCCTATATGCATACCGATTCTTGTGTGTGAGTATGTATTAAAGtttctatttttgttcttttttgtttaattgtacttttgatggttttttttttttttgatctgtaccagttttttttatggtttggcTTTTGCTGCTGATTacaaatgttctttttttttttacttcatgaattatgttgatttgattttggtttcttattttgtgggtttttttacCACTGTTTAGGAAATGTTATTTAATGGTTAGAgcagtcttattttttttttccgttaattttatatttatgaattttaattaatgaactTTACATGTTATTTATGGACGAAGTAATTTCTATTTggaaaattatctttttttgctTCTCTTTGATGATCCGTGTTAGTTATTAAGAGCTTGCTAGGAGCGCTTATAGATTTAGGAGCTGGAGAAGCTATTGGTAtcttacaacaaaaaaatgttatgcAATTCTTTCATCACGGGGTGATTTTAGACCCTTTTGTGCTTGTGAGAATCAAGAAAATGTCATTTTGTAATGAAGAGAATTAATTGCCTCACTAACATGAACAAGCATATGATTGGGAAGCTGAAGCGAGTAGATCCTTGAAAGTGAAGTTGATGAGTTGAATATGTTAGCATAGCTTAAGAAAATACACCATTTTTATCTCATACATGCTAGTCTTTGCATTATGCTTTTCAGGACTTTAATGGCCTGTTTGAGCTCCATTTATTGGATCATAGATTTCTTAATCCTAGTTATATAGTGGTGTTGCCTCTGTTTATGGCTATGGGCATTAAGAATTATAAATGCTTGCTGTTAAGCTTCTACTACCCCTGCATATGTGATGGTACACTAGATCATATTCAATTCTGATTTAATGTTTGTGGTTTCCTCTGTATTAGATGGGATGTCTGCtttaggttttaatttattactgTGTTTTCAGTTCTGGTTAATTATTTCTGTAGAACTAGAGcacatggtttgtatgaatttTTTGGCTGTCTTTATTATTTGTTGAGCTCCTTTTTTTACTCAATTGGACCACAGTGAAAGTATGACGTTGCTGTACTGAATATCTGTTCTCATAATTCTAAATCTTTgtagtttttgttgttaaatgaaaaatcacTGCTGCTCGATGTGTGGCTCTTCCCAGATTTATACAGCTCCCAGAATCTTGATGGCTGCtctcttcatttctttcttgTCTACAGGACACAGGTCGGCCACTGCCAAAATTTGGTGAATGGGATGTCAATGATCCTGCATCAGCTGAGGGATTcactgtaatttttaacaagGCAAGGGATGAGAAGAAGACAGGTGGCCAGCCGGAATCACCAGGAAAGGTTGTTGATTCTCATGTTAAGCCTGGATTAAATCCTGCCAAATCTCAGcctgtaagtttttttttttcccatcacaTAATGCTTTTTTAGCAGGGAAGGCATGTGTCTTGCAAATGACACATACATGAGCCAGCCAAGatagcatgatttttttttccccatcacATAATGCTTTTTTAGCAGGGAAGGCATGTGTCTTGCAAATGACACATACATGAGCCAGCCAAGATAGCATGATCTTTTCCCAGTAACATCTTGCTTGAATGGGCTATGTTTCTATGCTTGTGTGTATGTTAATTTTCAAGTGTGTGGGGTTTACTATTGATATCAACAACTTAAGAGACCCTGATCAATATGCAACAAaacagagggaaaaaaaattgatgtagcCTATCATTGGATTGATTTTTGTTGAGTTTTCACCTGTGGCCAGTGATATTGTGGATATCATTTTGCATTATAAATAGAAGGATATCATTTAGCTTTTACAGAAGTTAGGGTGATTGGGGAAAGTTGCAGAGTTTATGGCCTTAAAAATGCTGGGGAAAGGATCAGATAGTCTAACCATGTCATCTGAGCAAGCGATTTCTGCTCAGAGATTTTGTGAGGATAGAACACGGAACTGTCTGGTCTGGTCTTCTTTTCCACATGGATGTGGCTATCTTCTAATCAATTGTAATTCATGGCACCATTGTGAAAGTCCATTTAGATGGGTGGAAATGgactaataataaatattgtgagACATTATTTAGTTTTGCAGTTTAAGTTCCTTCTAAACAGCACAGAAATGTCACATCAAACTCATGGCCGGCTACAATCTTTTCTATCTCATAAATGCATGGGTGTTATGTTTTCCATTTTAACATGGATAATTTActgattttcagaaaaaatgGTTTTGCTGCATCCAAAGTCCGCATGTGGAGTCTTGACGATGTCATTCCAACATAAGGGCTTCAACCGAAGTGTATGTTTAACTATCTATGTCCCCACAATATATTTACTAAAGATGATAGGAGCTGTAGGATTGTTACTGCtggatctttatttttttttgtgatgtaaAACTGAGTTATGGTGGGGGGGAATGAACAAATACACAATAATTGTATCTATCATGCACTGATATGTTTTCTTCTCCTTGCTTTCAATCATTTTGGTGAGTAAAGAAAAGCCACCAAGGTTGTGATTGATTAGTGTTTCATGGGGAAGAGACAAAAAGCAAACATGTTTGGTTAAAGAATGTTTTCAAGATAGTTTTGGAATGAATTGCTGAACTTTCAATACAAAAAGACATGCACTTTCTGTCtcttaataataactaaatacttttcaagaaaaCTGAATGATTTTAGATCTTGTTAGCTTGGCTCTAAATTAGTAGGAAATTCTTCAACGCCGCCTTGTTCTTAAACACCGGGACAACTTTGGTCATTCCTCATTTACAAAAGGAGTACACTCTAATGATGGCATTAGGGTTATATCTGCAGTACTGGTTAACTGGCCCCATAGCCAATTGTGGGGTTGCTTTTTATAAAAGGCAGTCTCATTTCCAAATGGCTGCAACTGGATGAAATCTGACTTCAATTGGCGCCCGATGGTGTAAATGCAAGAACAGTTTAAGACCCAAGTGAAAGCACCTGGCACCAGCATATTTTCTCTGAAGAGAAGGTCGAGTTTGAATCCCAGACAATTTGGAGAGAATAAGGAAGAAAGCACTTGCAGACCTAGCTCAAGGGCAAAGATTGcctgaaaaacagaaaaaaccatCTAAAAGCTATACATGTATAATTCCATTATCAAAAGAATTTCAAAGAGGCGGTGCCTACAGATGCTCTTTCCCCAAAGGAAAGTTTTAAAATCCTGCTCAACTTGCATTTTCCTACCACTCTGGAGCATGCCCAATCTAAACTCTGGGCATCCCAAGCTGTCGCTCGAACAGGCGGCGCAGCAGGTAAACTTGACGAGCACTAGCAACGACAAGTGCTGTGGATTCGAAGGCTGCCTTTTGAATTGCCCCCGGGTCATTGCATCATTTACTGCATCAACAACCATTGAAATttgttagacaaaaaaaaaaaaaaagattatgggatatatacacacacacacacacacacacacacacacactctcttcttcctttttcatccattttaacttatttaaacaagaaatcaaatataatttgactctTTCTCCTTTGCATAAAACTTTGGCAGAACATGGTCTGTAATGGCTCtatattttggttttcaaaattttccttcaattttcatTTCCCTCGCCCTaaggtatttttattaatatattcaaGCATAAATTTTCTACCGAATTAAATAACTCAATTcgtattttttcaaaatgtcCTAGGCTAATacttactatatatataagGCTAATTGGAAAAACTCCTCAACTTaagtagaaaaacaaatatccttCTTAACTAAAGATTTCTatgatttttattctaaataatatgatttttttttaatatgcttctCTATTAGAATTGTtttgagaaattgaagaaaaaactcatGGAAGTCCTaccaattcttcttcttttctcaccaacttagaaaaaaatatgtttattaatAGAGAAAAAACTCATggagttgagatgatttttatgggttttcttattcaatttctCAATAGATATATACCTAATAAGgggaaaattgaagaaataatgaTGTATAGGGTGAAAAATCAGCGAGTGTTAGTTTAGGGGGTATTGTTTTTCGTGCTTAAGTTCAAGGATGGTTTTTACAATTTgggtaaaaatgaaaaatcagcaCAAAGtgccaactattttttttatttttatctagattaaccttataaaaaaaaagagtaaaaaaaagctagaaagttaaaagtttaatatataatgtatgaagaatttttaaaatattaaaataataacatattagatgatatattttttttaaataccgaGATATTATATTTAACCCGTGAAATTCTCGATATAAGATATGAACTCGTGACAACACAATGAAATCTAAgtcaaaacaaaatagaaatcttaattaaaattaatcaaatattaaaggtttcaaatggaaaaaacattcaataaacaaatataaaaaaataacttgagcaAATTTAAAATGGTGTCTCGCGTAATGAAGTGACTCAAATCAAtgcttttaagaaataaaaaaaaattgagataagGTATTTGATCTGACTTGATCCATTAAACCgggttaatatataattaaaaaaataataataaataaaaaatccaagataATCCACTTAAATCATTCTCTCCCGTgaatcatttaaatatattttgctcTCATGTTTTATCTCATGCAGCTTATGTGTTTtctttagttattttcttcGGAAGTTTTGTTAacctgctgttgctgctgccgCCTGTTGCTCGTATGTGTACGCTTTGGATTAtctgtcttcttcttttaattgatcTCAAGTTCCATAGCCAATATTTGACCTCAAGCTGCAGTTCTagataaaacaacaacaacaacaacaataataatagaaaaacttTCAAGATGAACTATTGTGAATGATGCTCACTTGTTCTTGTCAATCAGGCATTAGAGGTTCCAGTTCCTTTTTCTAATGCTCTTGCTCTTGCTTCTGTTCAAATGTGTCTgtcttttccttcctttctctATTCCTCGAATTCGTGCATGTTTGTTTAAATCATCGCACAAAAAATACTACATAATCTTCTGCATTTAAGGAAGGATATTCTCTGTTCTGGAATGATTTGGACTTCATTCATGTGACGTGTAAGTTATTTTGCTACACTACAGTACTGTAATTTATGCAAGAACACAAAAACACTGATGCATGTATTTAAATACTAATTCCCAGAGACAGGTTTGTTCTGGTTCACGCTGACAATGAATCCTGGCAGTGGAACCAAAACTTATAATGTAACTGTCAGCTTTTCTACACCCAGATATGCACCAGACTTATGTAATAgtggttcttttttatttttgaaagtatattaaaaaaatatttttaaaacgtaaaaacaaacaagcccACAATATATACACGCTAATCTATTGGTGTCTCATTTGTCAATAGTAGAGTAGGtatgtcaataaataaataaatccttgTTACAGAGAGAGAGGCTGagctattttaatttattgtataatGCCATATGTTTATACAACATCACTAGCTTTAGTTCATTAGGTCATTTATTTTAGTTCGATTCCTTCATATCTTCAAGTGGTTTGCTCTAAAGATTCTCTGGTGAAGCAGTTAACTTACTCTATTGCTTGGGTCAAGATCAGAGGTAGATAGATAGATCATTACAGTGTGAGGTCTTAGGGAGGACTGGGCTGGTGGGCTCATATCATGGTTCGTTGGCCCACATCTACAAACCTCGCTTAAGGAAGCCCAAGCCCAACCACATGTCATCCACTACGGGACTTTCAAGTTCCTTCATTGGAGGTCAGGCCACTTGTCATCTTATCATTGGCCAAGGTCAGGCAGATACGAGCTCATCCTTATATTAGGACACGTTTCATACATGgcttgtctctctctctcagagagagcagttttttatttttttttatcaccatgcttaatatttaaataatttttttatttttttttccttgccctTGTAGGTATGGTGATGAGGCATCAATTACACCAGACtaagtttgatatttttcaacGAAAATCAGagtgaaaggaagaaaaagagcTCAATTATTTCCACGAGCAGGCAGCCAAAGTACGCAGCTGATAAGATTTAAGCCTTCCTTCAAGTATGAACATATGACCATCCCTTGTCTGCGCCCAATATACCTTCCTCGTCATGATGAAAGGATTTCCTTTCATACTTGTTTGGCTGAtttccataattatttttacgATAAATTGACGATAATGCAAGGAAGTTATTAATGgcaattaatttgaatattttagaTGAATTGTAAATTCTCCAATTTGGAGTTTGGACCGACCAAAGCATGGAATGGGAACGTCGTGGTTTaagtccatatatatatatatatatatatatatat
It contains:
- the LOC7471880 gene encoding protein NOI4; translated protein: MIEYRQAHLKSISHCLSLQKAHSVYLSLSVNRFPASPESLSLEFMSDTGRPLPKFGEWDVNDPASAEGFTVIFNKARDEKKTGGQPESPGKVVDSHVKPGLNPAKSQPKKWFCCIQSPHVES